One stretch of Niallia sp. XMNu-256 DNA includes these proteins:
- a CDS encoding PHB depolymerase family esterase, with protein MGEFKEYQFESFMYKLYVPRNFIKEKDLPLIVMLHGCKQDTDQFAEETKMNSLAEKEGFILLYPQMDRLYNYPLDDPRKVNVEGCWNWFLDSNQHRGKGLPKSIVDMIYHAEKILKNDYHIQIIWNKVFAAGLSAGGAMACILGVTYPDIFSGIAIVAGLPYDAVNSNIWLEPWTRTADYVLKYGVIDPYECGNTAFTEMKKAFKETGIPQKMPVIVFHGVSDTRVYPINGEQLIIQWAQTNFRIEGGIGKVNATPSVVNAGISTNGRGYTQQIYKENNNTPLMEYWLIHGMHHAWPGGNENGIYTDPLGPDAASIIWDFFTKTTGNQSQQ; from the coding sequence ATGGGTGAATTTAAGGAGTATCAGTTTGAAAGTTTCATGTATAAACTATACGTACCTAGAAACTTCATAAAGGAAAAGGATTTGCCCTTGATTGTTATGCTTCATGGGTGTAAACAGGACACTGACCAATTTGCAGAAGAAACTAAAATGAATTCTCTAGCTGAAAAAGAAGGTTTCATTCTTCTTTATCCTCAAATGGATCGCTTATATAATTATCCACTGGATGATCCGCGTAAAGTTAATGTCGAAGGTTGTTGGAACTGGTTCTTAGACTCTAATCAACATCGTGGAAAGGGACTTCCTAAAAGTATTGTCGATATGATTTATCATGCGGAAAAAATTCTAAAGAACGATTATCATATCCAAATCATTTGGAATAAGGTTTTTGCAGCGGGTTTATCCGCGGGTGGAGCAATGGCTTGTATCTTAGGAGTTACATATCCTGATATTTTTAGTGGAATTGCTATTGTTGCAGGACTACCATACGATGCGGTAAATTCAAATATATGGTTGGAACCATGGACTCGAACAGCAGATTATGTCCTGAAATATGGGGTAATCGACCCCTATGAATGTGGAAATACCGCGTTTACTGAAATGAAAAAGGCATTTAAGGAAACAGGAATCCCTCAAAAAATGCCCGTTATTGTTTTCCATGGAGTAAGTGATACGAGAGTTTATCCTATTAATGGTGAACAGCTAATCATTCAATGGGCACAGACCAATTTTCGCATTGAAGGCGGTATAGGAAAAGTAAACGCAACTCCTTCTGTGGTAAACGCAGGAATATCCACCAATGGAAGAGGCTATACTCAACAAATCTATAAAGAAAATAACAATACTCCATTAATGGAATATTGGCTCATTCATGGAATGCATCATGCTTGGCCAGGAGGAAATGAGAATGGAATATACACAGATCCTCTTGGTCCAGATGCGGCCTCCATTATATGGGATTTTTTCACAAAAACAACCGGGAACCAATCTCAACAATAG
- the tatA gene encoding twin-arginine translocase TatA/TatE family subunit — protein MISNIGIPGLILILVLALIIFGPKKLPELGRAVGQTLKEFKNSTKDLIVDEDEKNEDKGRNAI, from the coding sequence ATGATATCTAATATTGGAATTCCAGGTTTAATATTAATCTTAGTCCTTGCCCTGATAATATTCGGACCTAAAAAGTTACCCGAACTCGGGCGTGCCGTTGGTCAAACCTTAAAGGAATTTAAAAACTCTACTAAAGATTTAATCGTTGATGAAGATGAAAAAAATGAAGATAAGGGTAGAAATGCAATTTAA
- a CDS encoding 4Fe-4S binding protein produces the protein MAACPVQAIAGILPKRKIKQSDLVISDRQFPTTTELLILHKKGVKSITFEDKSLMENGVNRIEQVNGMLQELGQCPFLTSTNSVEEEETCSRREFFLLWKKESKSLMKEMTPAKWRFNHKALDLRQYYTDYQFTNVKVDIDKCSLCHVCERVCEQKCFAIQEEHFSLSMKECTSCGLCADVCPEQAILIEDKILTTKKMDIPIYEKECKCCKNTFKSVREHDEFCTTCTKLKQFL, from the coding sequence ATGGCAGCATGCCCTGTTCAAGCCATTGCGGGTATTCTTCCCAAAAGGAAAATAAAACAAAGCGATCTTGTTATTTCAGATCGCCAATTTCCGACAACAACAGAATTGCTAATACTCCATAAAAAAGGAGTCAAATCCATCACTTTTGAAGATAAATCCCTTATGGAAAATGGAGTAAATCGGATTGAACAAGTAAATGGCATGCTTCAGGAGTTAGGACAATGTCCCTTTTTAACTTCAACTAATTCTGTTGAGGAAGAGGAAACATGCTCAAGAAGAGAATTTTTCTTACTATGGAAAAAAGAAAGTAAATCTTTAATGAAAGAGATGACTCCTGCTAAGTGGCGGTTTAATCATAAAGCTTTAGATTTACGACAGTATTACACAGACTATCAATTTACCAACGTAAAGGTTGACATTGATAAGTGCTCACTCTGTCATGTTTGTGAAAGAGTCTGTGAGCAAAAATGTTTTGCTATTCAAGAGGAGCACTTTTCTCTCTCAATGAAGGAATGTACTTCATGTGGTTTATGTGCAGATGTCTGTCCTGAACAAGCGATCTTAATAGAGGACAAAATTTTAACAACAAAAAAAATGGACATTCCTATTTATGAGAAGGAGTGTAAGTGTTGTAAAAACACATTTAAATCGGTCCGTGAGCATGATGAATTTTGTACAACCTGTACAAAATTAAAGCAATTCTTGTAG
- the nrfD gene encoding NrfD/PsrC family molybdoenzyme membrane anchor subunit has product MSRNFSIWIGVVSILSLAGFVALGYQLINGLGVTGMNNATSWGLYIIMFMFFVGLSAGGLIVSSSATVFNIPSFKVVAKPATILSTVCIIIAAVFIMVDLGSPFRFLNLLIHSQFKSPLMWDVVVVTLYLMVNVVYLYLMTRKEPNQKALSIMSRVALPVAILVHSVTAWVFGLQIARAGWHSALMAPLFVASALDSGLALLLIVLVVLKKLNVFYVEKKLITTLAGLLVTCVAVDAYMVFAEVLTMYYPQDEGMMLVLNEMLKGSMAPFFWGEVILGFVIPLAILLFKKNREKTSLVIFSSVLIIIGVFFKRVWLLLTSFIHPNVEGAPGITLGSYVPSDSPNVFPDFWTLHGQYAPSFIELTVAIGMIAFGALLFTILSRLILMDRKKQSTPSDLIEFEGTKAAQ; this is encoded by the coding sequence ATGAGTCGAAATTTTTCTATATGGATAGGTGTCGTTAGTATTCTAAGTTTAGCAGGGTTCGTTGCTTTAGGTTATCAGCTAATAAACGGACTTGGTGTTACAGGGATGAATAATGCGACCTCATGGGGTCTTTATATTATCATGTTTATGTTTTTTGTTGGACTATCTGCCGGTGGATTGATTGTTTCTTCATCGGCTACCGTTTTCAACATTCCATCCTTTAAAGTTGTTGCAAAGCCAGCTACGATTCTATCAACAGTTTGTATTATAATTGCAGCTGTATTTATCATGGTTGACTTAGGTAGCCCTTTTCGCTTTTTAAATTTACTTATACATTCCCAATTTAAGTCACCCTTAATGTGGGATGTTGTAGTAGTTACTCTTTATTTAATGGTGAATGTGGTTTATCTTTATTTAATGACTCGAAAGGAGCCAAATCAAAAGGCGCTGTCTATTATGTCAAGAGTTGCGCTCCCTGTTGCGATACTTGTTCACTCTGTAACAGCTTGGGTATTTGGACTGCAAATTGCCCGTGCGGGATGGCATAGTGCTTTAATGGCTCCATTGTTTGTAGCGTCTGCTTTAGACTCCGGTCTCGCCCTTCTTCTAATTGTTCTTGTGGTTTTGAAGAAGTTAAATGTATTTTATGTAGAGAAAAAATTAATTACGACTTTAGCAGGTCTCTTAGTTACTTGTGTAGCAGTTGATGCATATATGGTTTTCGCAGAAGTCTTGACGATGTACTATCCACAAGATGAAGGGATGATGCTCGTCTTAAATGAAATGTTGAAAGGATCCATGGCACCATTTTTCTGGGGAGAAGTGATCTTAGGTTTTGTGATTCCATTAGCTATTCTGCTATTTAAAAAGAATCGCGAAAAAACGAGCTTAGTTATTTTTTCATCTGTGTTAATTATCATAGGTGTATTCTTTAAACGGGTCTGGCTCCTTTTAACTTCATTTATTCATCCGAATGTTGAAGGGGCACCAGGGATCACTCTTGGGTCATATGTTCCGAGTGACAGTCCGAATGTATTTCCAGACTTTTGGACACTTCACGGACAATATGCACCGTCTTTCATCGAACTGACTGTTGCAATTGGAATGATCGCATTTGGAGCACTGCTCTTTACAATCCTTTCACGTTTGATTCTGATGGATCGTAAGAAGCAATCAACACCTTCAGATTTAATCGAATTTGAGGGTACGAAGGCAGCACAATAA
- the dsrO gene encoding sulfate reduction electron transfer complex DsrMKJOP subunit DsrO, with protein MTKLGMVIDLNKCIGCHTCVNACKMQNNVPMGMLWNRVLSEGTEEIDGVQGVYPNLEKKYIPVACQHCENAPCVKVCPVEATYKDENGRVLIDYNRCIGCRYCMAACPYNVRVFNWEEAIRHPGFNYGDSNVPVRPVGVVEKCSMCQERTDDGLDPMCVVCCPAEARIFGDLDDPNSEPSRLIREKNGDTLLKEKGTKPQVYYLGL; from the coding sequence ATGACAAAATTAGGAATGGTTATTGATCTAAATAAATGTATTGGGTGTCATACTTGTGTAAATGCTTGTAAAATGCAAAATAATGTTCCAATGGGAATGCTTTGGAATCGAGTTCTGTCTGAAGGAACCGAAGAAATTGATGGAGTACAAGGGGTTTATCCAAATCTTGAGAAGAAATATATTCCTGTGGCATGTCAACATTGTGAAAACGCTCCATGTGTAAAAGTTTGCCCAGTTGAGGCAACTTACAAAGACGAGAATGGTCGAGTGCTAATTGACTATAATCGCTGTATTGGCTGTCGTTATTGTATGGCTGCATGTCCTTATAATGTTCGTGTCTTCAATTGGGAAGAGGCGATTCGTCATCCTGGATTTAATTATGGGGATAGCAATGTACCTGTACGTCCTGTCGGAGTTGTTGAAAAGTGCTCGATGTGTCAAGAAAGAACCGATGATGGATTGGATCCAATGTGTGTAGTATGTTGTCCGGCTGAGGCAAGAATTTTCGGCGATTTGGATGACCCTAACAGTGAACCATCTCGTTTAATTCGGGAAAAGAACGGAGATACCCTTTTAAAGGAAAAAGGGACGAAACCACAAGTCTATTATCTGGGCTTATGA